A single window of Aspergillus flavus chromosome 4, complete sequence DNA harbors:
- a CDS encoding sodium bile acid symporter family protein, producing MPAEEPLWRKILEIILGQWFLIGIGIVILIASQAPAPTKDQDTIETVISYLCVTIIFFITGCTLSTRALIENYSRWKVHLFVQIQCFLFTSASIYAVVSLCATNPNFMDDALLIGLLLMGCVPTTISSNVVMTRNAHGNDALTVVESTIGNFLGPFLTPLLIQMYCLPKPWYTDFLGEEQGNYAAIYARIFKQIGLSVFIPMFIGQILQHLFPKPLRKIFTTWKLNKLSSICLLLVVWQAYDAAFSSNVFNSVKASNIIFVVFISIAMFIVWLTVSVSVSFLWLSREDTVAVAYCVPAKTPAMGVPLANLIFQGLDVSQKAKIQLPMVIFQGLQIALGSLLVPVFRGWLVSKVYSVDGGRENGGECGSLDVEDSSEREREERKGDC from the exons ATGCCAGCAGAAGAACCCCTCTGGCGCAAGATCCTCGAGATCATCCTAGGGCAATGGTTTCTAATCGGCATTggcatcgtcatcctcattgCCTCTCAAGCACCAGCCCCGACAAAAGACCAGGATACAATTGAAACAGTGATTTCATATCTCTGCGTCACaatcattttcttcatcacGGGGTGTACATTATCCACACGCGCATTGATCGAGAACTATAGTCGATGGAAAGTCCACCTCTTCGTGCAGATACAATGTTTCCTGTTCACCTCGGCGTCTATCTACGCCGTCGTGTCGCTGTGCGCAACGAATCCTAATTTCATGGATGATGCTTTACTTAttggtcttcttctcatgGGCTGTGTCCCGACTACCATCTCATCCAATGTAGTCATGACGCGGAATGCGCACGGCAATGATGCTCTGACGGTAGTAGAATCAACTATCGGGAATTTCCTGGGGCCTTTTTTAACGCCCCTGCTTATTCAGATGTATTGTCTGCCGAAGCCATGGTATACCGATTTTCTTGGCGAGGAACAGGGTAATTATGCGGCTATCTATGCGCGTATCTTTAAACAGATTGGATTATCCGTCTTTATACCTATG TTCATCGGCCAAATCCTCCAACATCTCTTCCCCAAACCCCTTCGCAAAATCTTCACAACCTGGAAACTCAACAAACTAAGCTCAATCTGCCTCCTCCTAGTCGTCTGGCAAGCCTACGACGCAGCCTTCAGCTCAAACGTATTCAATTCCGTAAAAGCCTCGaacatcatcttcgtcgtcttcatctccatcgccaTGTTCATCGTCTGGCTAACCGTCTCAGTCTCGGTGTCCTTCCTCTGGCTCTCGAGAGAAGACACGGTAGCAGTAGCTTACTGCGTACCGGCCAAGACGCCCGCTATGGGTGTTCCATTGGCGAACCTCATCTTTCAAGGTCTCGATGTTTCGCAGAAGGCGAAGATTCAGTTGCCTATGGTTATTTTTCAGGGTTTGCAGATTGCTTTGGGGTCGCTTTTGGTGCCGGTTTTTAGGGGGTGGTTGGTTAGCAAGGTTTATTCGGTTGATGGGGGTAGGGAGAATGGGGGCGAGTGTGGTTCTTTGGATGTGGAAGACTCGTcggagagggaaagggaggagaggaagggtgATTGCTAA
- a CDS encoding putative C6 transcription factor has translation MRFHPALTLPSMSVSFRLIQQPGPMDNSTSRKAPSAAKDAGRPSKRRKIAVACDECRVRKIRCDGGQPECGPCTKKADPGVQCVYTGKQKLAMRNYINTLESRLKFLQGPHRTPAKAPTSVESVEPESSDQVQAPTLSYSPVPSFGAPVATQFTPSSSVSEDRHRIATCIPADASGGDDSPSASACRSSSGRTAGYVPGQVQTRQRAHGVNAMMGAVEEERPTQGFFGSSSAASFMHQIKMAVDRRVTSPHRRTSDTILGASHAPGLMSTRSEKPTSVQNYVLPPRKTADSLMGVYWSFVFPLYPLVDGIRLRAEYEKVWTGEPLESDESMLMCTFNVIFALACQLADFIPPEEREASADAFFSRAKDLLQFNLWDTGSAALIQCLLLMAQYLQSTDSAHQCWIVTGLAIRNAQSLGLHLPQTIARLPSPQEQQLARKIWHGCVLMDRVISMTFGRPAMISKASCESVPLPATVDEEYIPTASGVEATQPADQPSVMAFYAKSLELYEIMNDILLSLYKPVPEENPEDMYDLYFNKENNQGERTIFELDRALSKWSQSLPSHLRGYSPASSTDVVFHHQSVVLRARFLHVRMLLFRPILSRYCAARDITVPDSLVSLGDSLPQRIAWQCSAICVKVAQEVIELIYENIPADGSSGPLPAWWYNILYVYTAATVLIAGYLCPAVLDEVTEAAITRSWNCALEILRKYQSYSTSARRCVAALEILYERVVSERPPSHEPSASHQQQSAASNAIDDMSFGEGMNAIFMEGFDWPDFQDMSWLNSVPSNLH, from the exons ATGCGTTTCCATCCCGCACTTACACTTCCATCCATGAGTGTGTCGTTTCGGCTTATTCAACAACCCGGCCCCATGGATAATTCGACCTCTAGAAAAGCTCCGAGTGCTGCAAAAGACGCCGGTCGTCCGAGCAAGCGGCGCAAAATAGCCGTGGCTTGCGATGAATGCCGTGTTCGGAAGATCCGGTGTGACGGCGGACAACCCG AGTGTGGACCATGCACGAAAAAAGCAGATCCGGGAGTGCAATGTGTTTACACTGGAAAGCAAAAGCTTGCTATGCGAAA CTATATTAATACCTTGGAGAGTCGGCTCAAGTTTCTACAGGGTCCGCATCGTACTCCGGCAAAGGCACCAACGAGTGTGGAAAGTGTGGAACCGGAGAGCTCAGACCAAGTTCAA GCGCCCACCCTGTCATATAGCCCGGTGCCATCATTTGGCGCTCCTGTAGCAACTCAGTTCACCCCATCATCGTCAGTTTCGGAGGATCGCCATCGGATAGCAACTTGTATCCCCGCGGATGCCAGTGGAGGCGACGATTCCCCGTCGGCTAGTGCTTGTCGAAGCTCTTCCGGAAGAACTGCTGGTTATGTACCCGGACAGGTTCAGACACGTCAACGAGCGCACGGTGTGAATGCAATGATGGGTGCGGTCGAAGAAGAACGCCCGACGCAAGGCTTCTTTGGCAGCTCTAGTGCTGCTAGCTTTATGCATCAGATCAAGATGGCCGTCGACAGAAGAGTCACCTCACCCCACCGGCGAACATCAGACACCATTCTCGGAGCATCCCATGCCCCAGGTCTCATGAGCACGAGATCGGAAAAACCTACTAGCGTTCAGAACTATGTCCTCCCACCGAGAAAGACGGCAGATAGTCTGATGGGAGTTTATTGGTCTTTCGTATTTCCCCTCTACCCGCTTGTTGATGGTATCCGGTTGCGGGCCGAATATGAGAAGGTCTGGACGGGTGAACCTCTCGAAAGTGACGAATCTATGCTCATGTGTACATTTAACGTCATCTTTGCCCTAGCCTGCCAGCTAGCTGACTTTATACCCCCTGAGGAGCGCGAGGCATCCGCAGACGCATTCTTTTCACGCGCAAAGGATCTTCTCCAGTTCAACCTTTGGGACACAGGGTCTGCTGCCCTCATTCAATGTCTGCTTTTGATGGCGCAGTACCTACAAAGCACTGACTCAGCGCACCAGTGTTGGATTGTTACGGGTCTGGCTATACGAAATGCCCAAAGCTTAGGCTTGCATCTTCCGCAAACTATTGCCCGACTCCCGAGCCCACAGGAGCAGCAGCTAGCACGCAAAATATGGCACGGATGTGTGCTGATGGATAG AGTCATCTCCATGACATTCGGACGACCCGCAATGATATCGAAAGCATCCTGTGAATCAGTACCCTTGCCCGCCACAGTGGATGAGGAATACATTCCGACAGCTTCAGGCGTCGAAGCCACACAGCCAGCCGATCAGCCATCTGTGATGGCATTCTATGCCAAGTCACTTGAGTTGTACGAAATCATGAACGATATCTTACTGAGCTTATACAAACCTGTCCCCGAAGAGAATCCAGAGGACATGTATGATTTATatttcaacaaagaaaataatcaGGGTGAGCGAACGATCTTTGAACTTGATCGAGCTCTATCCAAGTGGAGCCAAAGTCTTCCGTCACATCTACGGGGGTATTCACCAGCTAGCTCTACCGATGTTGTGTTTCACCACCAGAGTGTGGTTCTTAGAGCGAG ATTTCTGCATGTCCGTATGCTCCTGTTTCGTCCGATATTATCCAGGTACTGTGCAGCTCGCGATATCACGGTCCCTGATTCTCTCGTTTCACTCGGCGATTCACTTCCCCAACGAATCGCCTGGCAGTGCTCAGCTATATGCGTCAAGGTAGCTCAAGAAGTAATCGAACTCATTTACGAGAACATCCCAGCGGACGGCTCATCCGGCCCTCTTCCAGCTTGGTGGTACAACATCCTCT ATGTTTACACAGCTGCCACAGTTTTAATAGCAGGCTACCTTTGTCCCGCAGTCCTGGACGAAGTGACCGAAGCGGCAATTACAAGGTCTTGGAACTGTGCTTTGGAAATTCTTAGGAAGTACCAAAGTTACAGCACATCCGCACGCCGATGTGTAGCGGCTCTAGAAATCCTCTACGAGAGAGTTGTGTCAGAACGGCCCCCATCTCATGAGCCATCCGCCAGTCATCAGCAACAAAGTGCGGCGTCTAATGCAATCGATGACATGTCTTTTGGAGAGGGCATGAATGCTATCTTCATGGAAGGCTTTGATTGGCCGGATTTCCAGGACATGTCATGGTTGAACAGTGTGCCCAGTAACTTACACTAA
- a CDS encoding major facilitator superfamily domain-containing protein: protein MVGKAEKSSWEASLPLEGVYPAVPTQQAEDMSSHPDNPRNWPIWKKNVQILMVAFHSMVATFMAAGIIPAFDSMAEEYGVTVPEASYLTSIQVRILVLGLTPFLWKPITCIYGRYHVSLVSVLGSLACNIGGARCTTYGAQMATRVLTAILISPPIGIGSGVITELCEPEERAQKLGWWTLMTTLGTPAGPFIMGFVAKHIGFEWIYWIYVMINFAQFLAYLLLGEETMYVAGDAGDGKGGPTSKFIPRRIDPRPLKPREFIESIFLYRYPRILIPTIAQCVVFCYANTAIIVEMPIAFGQKFHFDAQQIGLQYIAVIIGSLIGEQVSGPMSDWFMKALSQRRGYFRPADRLWLSYIGFATVIAGLLTWGFQLDNATSWNVTPCVGAAIASFGNQILTTILISFAVDCYKDQSTDIGVFVNFVRHVYGFVRHIQTLRYHITHEANIES from the exons ATGGTGGGGAAAGCGGAAAAAAGTAGTTGGGAAGCGTCTCTCCCTCTCGAGGGCGTATATCCCGCGGTTCCTACCCAGCAGGCTGAAGACATGTCCAGCCACCCCGATAATCCACGTAATTGGCCAATTTGGAAAAAGAATGTTCAAATCCTAATGGTCGCTTTTCATTCGATGGTGGCGACCTTCATGGCTGCAGGGATTATCCCAGCATTTGATTCTATGGCTGAAGAGTATGGCGTGACAGTGCCCGAGGCGAGCTATCTAACATCGATACAAGTCCGT ATCCTGGTGTTGGGGCTCACACCGTTCCTTTGGAAACCGATTACCTGCATTTACGGTCGATACCACGTGTCGCTGGTCTCCGTTCTGGGTAGTCTGGCCTGCAATATTGGTGGAGCCAGGTGCACAACGTACGGAGCACAGATGGCGACACGGGTTCTCACTGCGATACTCATCTCACCCCCGATTGGCATTGGAAGTGGTGTCATCACTGAGCTCTGTGAGCCTGAAGAAAGAGCACAGAAGCTGGGTTGGTGGACATTGATGACCACTCTTGGGACTCCGGCGGGGCCGTTTATCATGGGTTTCGTCGCAAAGCATATTGGTTTCGAGTGGATTTATTGGATATATGTGATGATAAACTTCGCGCAGTTCCTCGCTTACCTACTGCTGGGCGAGGAGACGATGTATGTCGCCGGGGATGCTGGCGATGGGAAGGGTGGTCCCACGAGCAAGTTTATCCCCCGCCGAATCGATCCACGCCCTCTAAAACCTCGCGAGTTCATAGAGTCGATCTTCCTGTACCGGTATCCGCGAATTTTGATTCCTACGATTGCTCAATGTGTTGTCTTTTGCTATGCCAATACGGCCATCATCGTTGAGATGCCCATCGCCTTTGGCCAAAAGTTTCATTTCGACGCTCAGCAGATCGGACTGCAGTATATTGCAGTTATTATCGGAAGTCTTATCGGGGAACAAGTGAGCGGGCCTATGTCAGACTGGTTTATGAAAGCTCTCAGTCAAAGACGAGGCTACTTCCGACCGGCTGATCGCTTATGGCTTTCGTATATTGGGTTCGCAACCGTCATTGCGGGACTCTTGACATGGGGATTCCAACTGGACAATGCCACATCCTGGAATGTCACTCCCTGTGTAGGTGCGGCTATTGCGAGTTTTGGCAATCAGATCCTGACCACGATTCTCATTTCGTTCGCGGTGGATTGCTACAAGGATCAATCGACCGACATTGGGGTGTTTGTCAACTTCGTCCGCCACGTTTATGGTTTTGTAAGACATATTCAGACCCTGCGATATCATATCACCCACGAAGCTAATATCGAATCCTAG
- a CDS encoding galactose mutarotase-like domain-containing protein: MRLRTSLGVASACASVASAALKVTEDNSTITLANDRLTSTFAKDKGRVSELFLDGQDLLGPISGNTGVGPYLDCYCIPSGFYTAGSTDPRLEVVQGTDSTGTKYAGVILNDTYTPTGQQFQQYWFLRDGETGLHTFSRLAYYNETTPFLRNLQEFRTLFRPNTELWTHLTSSEAQTAPLPSKEAIANEVVVQDATWRFNNTPNDAYYTQFSEYFTKYTFSNLWRDNSVHGLYADGTNSNGTTYGAWLVMNTKDTYYGGPLHSDLTVDGIVYNYLVSNHHGEGTPNITNGFDRTFGPQYYLFNGGKGSKSSLEDLRSEAETLADPGWNADFYDSIAKHVIGYAPSSKRGSVQGQVKLPKGSTRPIAILTVDGQYFQDNSVEASSHQYWAEMGQDGTFQLDHVKEGKYRLTVFADGIFGDFVHDGVEVQAGKVTKVQETWEQESAGVEVWRLGTPDKSSGEFLHGDAPDPTHPLHPPQHFIYWGAYDWQQDFPNGVNYTIGSSDPAVDFNTVHWSVYGPTPANPDVEYDTTHDWTINFSLDKKQLQQRKTATLTIQLAGAKTAAGNTDVYNATEPYANLALESYINEQKEPLTLLVGFNQSSSCIVRSAVSCYQVRSRMEFPADWLNVGNNVLTLHLPRNATDYETAVLPGTVYVQYDALRLELA, from the exons ATGCGTCTCCGCACTTCCCTTGGCGTGGCCTCTGCCTGCGCCTCCGTTGCATCTGCAGCGCTGAAGGTCACGGAGGACAACAGTACAATCACCCTGGCCAATGACCGATTGACATCCACCTTTGCGAAAGATAAAGGTCGCGTCTCGGAGCTCTTCCTCGATGGCCAGGACCTTCTTGGGCCCATATCGGGCAATACCGGTGTTGGTCCGTATCTTGATTGCTACTGTATACCCTCCGGCTTCTACACTGCTGGCAGTACCGACCCTCGTTTGGAGGTAGTCCAGGGAACCGATTCGACTGGGACAAAATATGCTGGCGTCATCTTAAACGACACATACACGCCGACAGGACAGCAGTTTCAGCAATATTGGTTCCTCCGAGACGGCGAGACCGGTCTGCATACGTTTAGCCGCTTGGCGTACTACAACGAGACGACCCCGTTTTTGCGCAACTTGCAAGAATTTCGAACTCTCTTCCGCCCAAATACTGAGCTATGGACACACCTGACATCCAGTGAGGCTCAGACGGCTCCCCTCCCCAGCAAGGAAGCAATCGCGAACGAGGTTGTCGTGCAGGATGCAACGTGGCGCTTCAACAATACCCCGAATGATGCATACTACACTCAATTCTCGGAGTATTTCACCAAATATACCTTCTCTAACT TGTGGCGAGATAACAGTGTCCACGGTTTATATGCCGATGGAACCAACTCGAACGGCACTACGTATGGAGCATGGCTCGTCATGAACACCAAGGACACATACTACGGT GGACCCTTACACTCCGACCTGACAGTCGACGGAATCGTTTACAACTATCTCGTGTCGAAccaccatggagaaggaacGCCAAACATCACCAATGGCTTCGACCGCACCTTTGGTCCCCAATATTATCTCTTCAACGGTGGAAAGGGCTCTAAGTCATCTCTGGAAGATTTGCGATCGGAGGCTGAGACCCTTGCCGACCCAGGATGGAACGCTGACTTCTACGACTCCATTGCCAAGCATGTCATCGGGTATGCTCCCTCTAGTAAGCGCGGCAGCGTACAAGGACAAGTTAAGCTTCCCAAGGGTTCAACGCGACCCATCGCAATTCTGACGGTTGACGGACAATACTTCCAAGACAACTCGGTGGAGGCTTCGTCGCATCAATACTGGGCCGAGATGGGCCAGGACGGAACTTTCCAACTGGACCACGTCAAGGAAGGCAAATACCGCTTGACTGTCTTTGCAGACGGTATCTTCGGCGACTTCGTGCATGATGGCGTCGAGGTGCAAGCCGGGAAGGTAACCAAGGTGCAAGAGACTTGGGAACAGGAGTCCGCTGGTGTCGAGGTCTGGCGACTGGGAACCCCCGACAAGTCCTCGGGCGAATTCCTCCACGGCGACGCACCAGACCCAACACACCCATTGCACCCTCCCCAGCACTTTATCTACTGGGGAGCGTATGACTGGCAGCAGGACTTTCCCAATGGTGTCAACTATACCATCGGCAGCAGCGACCCTGCCGTCGATTTCAACACCGTGCACTGGTCGGTGTACGGTCCGACCCCTGCAAACCCCGACGTCGAATATGACACCACACACGACTGGACGATCAACTTCTCCTTGGACAAGAAGCAGCTGCAGCAACGCAAGACTGCCACGCTGACTATCCAACTAGCCGGCGCCAAGACCGCAGCTGGCAATACAGACGTGTACAACGCGACTGAGCCCTACGCTAATCTTGCGTTGGAAAGCTACATCAACGAGCAGAAGGAGCCGCTGACTTTGTTAGTCGGTTTCAACCAGTCCAGCAGCTGCATTGTCCGCTCTGCTGTCAGCTGCTACCAGGTTCGGTCGCGCATGGAATTCCCCGCCGACTGGCTGAACGTTGGAAATAATGTGCTCACCTTGCATCTCCCGCGTAATGCCACGGACTACGAGACGGCGGTTCTCCCGGGGACAGTGTATGTCCAGTACGATGCATTGCGTCTTGAGCTGGCTTAA